One window of the Halarcobacter mediterraneus genome contains the following:
- the thrS gene encoding threonine--tRNA ligase: MEPIGILKEGQIYDLQTAEALNLSGDEIKADNSPESLEILRHSCAHLMAQAIKELYPDAKFFVGPVVKEGFYYDFKTEEKISDEDLPKIEKKMKELANAKLPIQRYEASREEIQTKFANDELKQAVLSNITDDTLTLYKQGDFEDLCRGPHVPNTRMIRSFKLTRVAGAYLGGNEENEMITRIYGIAFFDKKELNDYVRMLEEAKKRDHRKLGTELELFTFNEDVGAGLPLWLPNGSRLRSKLEHLLYKAHRIRGYEPVRGPEMLKSDMWKISGHYQNYKENMYFTVIDEQEYGIKPMNCVGHIQIFKNDLVSYKDLPKKLFEYGVVHRHEMSGAMHGLFRVREFTQDDAHIFCTQNQVKDVIIEVLEFVDSLMRLFDFKYEMEVSTKPKKAIGDDEFWEKTTKGIMDALDSEGLSYGIDEGGGAFYGPKIDIKILDAIGRKWQCGTVQVDMNLPSRFNVEYINDKGEKEQPVMIHRAILGSFERFIGILTEHCAGEFPFVIAPTQVIFVPIAETHVAYAKQLQRELIEEDMDSKIYDMNESLNKRIRMAEKQRVPMIVVIGDEEVENETIALRDRRKREQSNLTKEEFIKMLNEIKLGSKI, from the coding sequence TTGGAACCTATTGGTATATTAAAGGAAGGGCAAATTTATGACCTTCAAACAGCGGAAGCTTTAAACTTAAGTGGAGATGAGATTAAAGCTGATAACTCTCCTGAATCTCTTGAAATATTAAGACACTCATGTGCTCACTTAATGGCACAAGCAATTAAAGAATTATATCCTGATGCTAAATTTTTTGTTGGTCCAGTAGTAAAAGAAGGTTTCTACTATGATTTTAAGACCGAAGAAAAAATTTCAGATGAAGATTTACCTAAAATTGAAAAGAAAATGAAAGAGTTAGCAAATGCTAAACTTCCAATTCAAAGGTACGAAGCATCAAGAGAAGAAATTCAAACAAAATTTGCAAATGATGAGTTAAAACAAGCAGTGCTTTCAAATATTACCGATGATACCCTAACCTTATATAAACAAGGGGATTTTGAAGACCTTTGTAGAGGTCCACATGTTCCAAATACAAGAATGATAAGAAGCTTCAAACTAACTAGAGTTGCAGGTGCATACTTAGGTGGAAATGAAGAAAATGAAATGATTACAAGAATTTATGGTATTGCTTTTTTTGATAAAAAAGAATTAAATGATTATGTAAGAATGCTAGAAGAAGCTAAAAAAAGAGATCATAGAAAATTAGGAACAGAACTTGAACTATTTACTTTCAATGAAGATGTAGGAGCTGGACTTCCACTATGGCTACCTAATGGTTCAAGACTAAGATCGAAACTTGAGCATTTATTATATAAAGCTCATAGAATAAGAGGTTATGAGCCTGTTCGTGGTCCAGAAATGTTAAAATCTGATATGTGGAAAATTTCAGGACACTATCAAAACTACAAAGAAAACATGTATTTTACAGTTATTGATGAACAAGAATATGGAATCAAACCTATGAACTGTGTTGGTCACATTCAGATTTTCAAGAATGATCTTGTGTCATATAAAGACCTACCAAAAAAACTTTTTGAGTATGGTGTTGTACATAGACATGAAATGAGTGGTGCAATGCATGGACTATTTAGAGTAAGAGAATTTACTCAAGATGATGCACATATTTTCTGTACTCAAAATCAAGTAAAAGATGTTATTATAGAAGTTCTTGAGTTTGTTGACTCATTGATGAGATTATTTGATTTTAAATATGAGATGGAAGTTTCTACAAAACCTAAAAAAGCTATTGGAGATGATGAGTTTTGGGAGAAAACAACAAAAGGTATAATGGATGCCCTTGATTCAGAAGGTTTATCATATGGTATTGACGAAGGTGGGGGAGCTTTCTATGGACCAAAGATTGATATAAAGATATTAGATGCAATTGGAAGAAAATGGCAATGTGGGACTGTTCAAGTGGATATGAATTTACCTAGTAGATTTAATGTTGAGTATATAAATGATAAAGGTGAAAAAGAACAACCTGTTATGATTCATAGAGCAATATTAGGTTCATTTGAAAGATTTATTGGAATCTTAACAGAACACTGTGCTGGAGAATTTCCATTTGTAATTGCTCCAACACAAGTAATCTTTGTTCCAATAGCAGAAACACATGTAGCATATGCAAAACAGTTGCAAAGAGAACTTATAGAAGAGGATATGGATTCTAAAATTTATGATATGAATGAATCATTAAATAAAAGAATTAGAATGGCTGAAAAACAAAGAGTACCAATGATTGTTGTAATTGGGGATGAAGAAGTTGAAAATGAGACAATTGCTTTAAGAGATAGAAGAAAAAGAGAGCAGTCTAATTTAACTAAAGAAGAATTTATTAAAATGTTAAACGAAATTAAACTAGGGAGCAAAATTTGA
- the infC gene encoding translation initiation factor IF-3 — translation MNEEITAREVRCTGDDGTNYGIISTRDAQGTADELGLDLVLIAPDAKPPVAKIMDYGKFKYQQEKKKKEAKKKQKVIVVKEVKFSVKIAENDINYKVKHAIEFLEKGYHVKCRVFLKGREMAHPEAGAEVLERVWPMLEEYGTRDALPKQEGRFVNMMVFPKAENKK, via the coding sequence ATGAATGAAGAAATTACTGCGAGAGAAGTTAGGTGTACGGGGGATGACGGTACAAATTATGGAATCATTTCAACAAGAGATGCACAGGGAACAGCAGATGAACTTGGACTAGATTTAGTACTTATAGCTCCAGATGCAAAACCACCTGTTGCAAAAATTATGGACTATGGTAAGTTCAAATATCAACAAGAAAAAAAGAAAAAAGAAGCTAAGAAAAAACAAAAAGTTATAGTTGTAAAAGAAGTTAAATTTTCTGTAAAAATTGCAGAGAATGATATAAACTATAAAGTTAAACATGCGATAGAATTTTTAGAAAAAGGTTACCATGTAAAATGTAGAGTATTCTTAAAAGGTCGAGAAATGGCTCATCCTGAAGCTGGTGCTGAAGTTCTTGAAAGAGTATGGCCAATGCTTGAAGAGTATGGAACAAGAGATGCTTTACCAAAGCAAGAAGGAAGATTTGTTAATATGATGGTTTTCCCAAAAGCTGAAAACAAAAAGTAA
- the rpmI gene encoding 50S ribosomal protein L35: MPKMKSNSGALKRFKVKKNGSIKRGSAFRSHILTKMSQKRKRALRGPQTVAATDAARVKKMLCQG; the protein is encoded by the coding sequence ATGCCAAAGATGAAATCAAACAGTGGTGCTTTAAAAAGATTTAAAGTAAAAAAGAATGGTTCTATCAAAAGAGGATCAGCTTTTAGAAGCCACATCTTAACTAAAATGAGTCAAAAAAGAAAAAGAGCTCTTAGAGGACCTCAAACTGTAGCAGCAACAGATGCAGCTAGAGTTAAAAAAATGTTATGTCAAGGATAA
- the rplT gene encoding 50S ribosomal protein L20, translating to MPRVKTGIVRRRRHKKVLKQARGFFSGRRKHFRKAKEQLERSLVYAFRDRRQKKRDIRKLWIVRINAACRLNDINYSRFMNGLKLANIELDRKILADFAMNDAEAFSALVAKAKEALAA from the coding sequence ATGCCTAGAGTAAAAACTGGTATAGTAAGAAGAAGAAGACACAAAAAAGTTTTAAAGCAGGCTAGAGGATTTTTCTCAGGAAGAAGAAAACACTTTAGAAAAGCAAAAGAACAATTAGAACGTTCTTTAGTATATGCTTTTAGAGATAGAAGACAAAAGAAAAGAGATATTAGAAAGCTTTGGATCGTAAGAATCAATGCTGCTTGTAGATTAAATGATATTAACTACTCAAGATTCATGAATGGATTAAAACTAGCTAACATTGAGTTAGATAGAAAAATCCTAGCAGACTTTGCTATGAATGATGCAGAAGCTTTTTCAGCACTAGTTGCAAAAGCAAAAGAAGCATTAGCAGCATAA